Proteins found in one Methylophaga thalassica genomic segment:
- a CDS encoding sulfite oxidase heme-binding subunit YedZ: protein MQAWILNVISEQRLSANTKANVVKTLLFIVCLLPLIYLVWGLLTDNLGANPVETLTRSSGLWALRFLLITLLVSPIRWYTGLTAIVKYRRMLGLYAFFYASVHMLLYLGLDQLFDIQDIWKDILKRPFITVGFISFILLLPLVMTSTNKMMKRLGGKRWKRLHRLTYVIATLSCVHFLMLVKADIREPIIYMILLSFLFSIRLFHSLNKKKLVSR from the coding sequence ATGCAGGCATGGATCTTAAACGTTATTTCTGAACAACGATTGTCAGCGAATACCAAAGCAAATGTCGTAAAGACGTTGTTGTTTATTGTTTGTCTGCTGCCTCTCATTTATCTTGTCTGGGGACTTTTGACGGATAACCTCGGAGCAAATCCTGTGGAAACCTTAACCAGAAGTTCTGGTTTATGGGCCTTACGTTTTTTATTAATTACTCTGTTGGTGTCGCCTATTCGTTGGTATACCGGATTAACTGCGATTGTAAAATATCGGCGTATGCTGGGCTTATATGCATTTTTTTATGCCAGCGTGCATATGCTGTTATATCTCGGCTTGGATCAGCTATTTGATATTCAGGATATCTGGAAGGATATCCTTAAAAGGCCTTTCATTACCGTAGGGTTTATCAGCTTTATACTTTTGTTGCCTCTGGTGATGACATCAACCAACAAAATGATGAAACGACTTGGTGGCAAGCGTTGGAAACGGTTACATCGCTTGACCTATGTAATAGCGACTTTATCCTGCGTGCATTTTCTTATGTTGGTGAAAGCGGATATCCGTGAACCGATCATTTATATGATTCTTCTATCATTTCTCTTCTCCATCAGATTATTTCATTCATTGAATAAAAAAAAGCTGGTCAGCCGCTGA
- the msrP gene encoding protein-methionine-sulfoxide reductase catalytic subunit MsrP, whose amino-acid sequence MFYKKQKSWEIAESEVTDYEVYQNRRQFLGTSLAVGLAGALPTMALADVTEQPKPFVDVSKSPFSTDEEKTDFESITTYNNFYEFGTSKQDPAINATAFPDRSQPWKVVIDGECDKPGTYDYEDLIKPFTLEERIYRMRCVEGWSMVIPWIGFPLADLLKKAQPNSKAKFVEFTTLYDPKQMPGQRRAVLDWPYVEGLRIDEAMNPLTLLSVGLYGKELLGQNGAPIRLVVPWKYGFKGIKSIVRIRFVEEMPQTAWMKANAREYGFYSNVNPDVDHPRWSQAKERRIGEFLKRKTLMFNGYGEQVADLYAGMDLKRYF is encoded by the coding sequence ATGTTTTATAAAAAACAAAAATCTTGGGAAATAGCTGAATCTGAAGTCACCGATTATGAGGTCTATCAAAACCGTCGACAGTTTCTTGGTACAAGTCTGGCGGTGGGGTTGGCTGGTGCACTGCCGACAATGGCATTAGCCGATGTGACTGAACAACCGAAGCCCTTCGTTGACGTGAGTAAAAGTCCATTTTCCACCGATGAAGAAAAAACCGATTTTGAGTCCATCACCACCTATAATAATTTTTATGAATTTGGTACATCAAAGCAGGACCCTGCAATCAACGCCACTGCTTTTCCAGATAGATCTCAACCCTGGAAAGTAGTCATTGATGGTGAATGTGATAAACCCGGCACATACGATTATGAGGACCTGATAAAACCGTTCACGTTAGAAGAACGTATCTACCGAATGCGCTGTGTTGAAGGCTGGTCAATGGTCATTCCGTGGATTGGTTTCCCTCTTGCAGACTTATTAAAAAAAGCCCAGCCAAACTCCAAGGCGAAGTTTGTTGAATTCACTACCTTGTATGACCCTAAACAAATGCCTGGGCAACGGCGTGCTGTGCTTGACTGGCCTTATGTTGAAGGTTTGCGTATTGATGAAGCGATGAATCCTTTGACTTTACTTTCCGTTGGTCTCTATGGCAAAGAGTTATTGGGTCAAAATGGGGCGCCAATACGACTCGTTGTGCCATGGAAATATGGCTTTAAAGGCATAAAGTCAATTGTGCGTATTCGCTTTGTTGAAGAGATGCCTCAGACCGCATGGATGAAAGCTAACGCCAGAGAGTATGGTTTTTATTCGAATGTTAATCCTGATGTCGATCACCCTCGCTGGAGTCAGGCAAAAGAGCGTCGCATAGGGGAGTTTCTGAAACGTAAAACTTTAATGTTTAACGGCTATGGTGAACAGGTGGCAGACTTATATGCAGGCATGGATCTTAAACGTTATTTCTGA